The following is a genomic window from Amphiura filiformis chromosome 4, Afil_fr2py, whole genome shotgun sequence.
CAGTTTTTATCACTTCAGGATATCATGTTAGCAAACCTATACTCTTTACAAATATGTAAcatgttctgacaaaaccaggaacaagtcgcattttgacatttcataatttgaataaataTGTAAGCACAgaacaataagctttaaaatgataccaaaattatatacatagcatcaatacttttcaagatatggataattttgtaaatgataccttgatatttttggtcaattGCTATtcgagtaatgggctaattataGTTTTCTgcattacacaggattgaatagggattatcatagttcaagtgtcaattattgattaaataaaactctttttaataagtactttcatggatttgaaagtccacttggtcccaaggtcaaataccatgatattaagaatttcaaaatttcatttttttaatgggaactcatgttggagctggtcacttatatatatatgtaaatatCTGGTTGTCTGCGATTTTGTGATTAAGTGGATCACTAATAGTGCTTTTGACAATGCATTTGTGATGTATACtaataaatatgaatttgaaacacATTTAATATGACATATTATGAGAAACATTTTCCCAGAATATTTTTAATGGACCAgcaaaatttggtaaaataattaatttcataTAAGTGATACTTTTTCATTCAAACAAGTcaatcattataaatataaagTGATTAAAAATGTAATGATATCAATACTACTGAAAATGTGACTTTATAATAATTGTACCAGTGCCAAAAGATGAAATTATGCATAAAGCAGTAGGTACAACATTATTGTACATTCTTGTATAAATTCATTGTAACTATCGTAGAAATGCTCAAatgaaaaccaatattttattttttttgcaaaaccaaCACATTCTATGGTACTTGATATCATAGTTTGGTCTATCAAGCTCTATATAGGCTATATATTACAGGATGGTAAACCAACATATTCTATGGCACTTTAATATCAAAGTTGGGTCTATCAAGCTCTATGTAacctgttctgacaaaaccaggaacaaggaataagatttcatgatttgaataaaaatgtaagcacaggacaataagcttcaaaatgataccaaaattatatacatagcatcaatacttttcaagatatggataattttgtaaataataccttgatatttttgccaaattgctaatCTGAGTAATGGACTAATTAGttccctgctttacacaggattgaatccagggattatcatagttcaactgtcaattattgattaaacatGCCTACATTTAATAAGTATTTTCAAGGATATGAAAGTTCACTCAGTCACAAggtcaaatttcatgaaattaagaattccaaaatttgatttcttttttaaaatgggaatgtcatctttataactcaaaaacatgcctggcgacttgttctgggttttgttggagctggagTTGGGTCTATGAAGCTCTGCATTCTCCAGGCATTCTGTACAGTGGCGTAGCGCCATAGGGCGGGGGTAGGGGTCCACATGCCCTCAATCGattgcaaattttagaaaatcccccaatcatggtcggtgccccccaatcggatgacccacactacgccactgattcTATGGTAATTTGATATCATAGTCAGGTCTATCAAGCACTATATTCCAATTACAGTTGTTCCATAAGTGATAGCCTAAATATGTGGCATATCTAAAGCAGTTTGTATCCAGCCCACAGTATTCCTGTGTGCACACACTAGTCCACCAAGTATTGAACTGAATTACATCCTCATAGAGACAGGTCGAGAAGCCATCTTGGGTCCATGTCATGTTGGTAAAGTCCTTGTGGTTAATTGACCTTCGAcctgaaaaataaaaatttaaaaagatttatATGATTTTCTTCACAGAGTAAGtgaatattttttgtaatttactTATAGCATATTGATGTGTATGCCAATTATTTTACTTTCTGCAACCAACATGTGCAAGAAAAACAACCCATTGAACCCAAATCCCTTCAACCAATCTTTGAAACATGGGTCCTTATTTGAGCCAGCTAGGCTATTATCTGCCAAACAGTGGCGatgccaggatttttttgggggggtgggggcaaagtgaatttcaggggggaatcaacaaatgttgaccaaaattgtgcaaaacaattttttcgtaattttgggtttttactggggggacaacaggggaaagagttctgacaggggcatttgccccccctcATTGCACCATCACTTATGCCAATATGTTTCTGAAACAAACACCTGTTTCTTTTCTAAGGTGACAAAAAAGCACCTGTTCAGCATAAGCAGCAGAAGCAGGGTTGGTGATGAGGACATGTCCCCAAtaattttttccatgggggaacatcccccctaaAAATTCTAACAGAAGACGATTGAAAGCAATAATTGCCAGTGGCGgttgccaggaattttttttcgggggcattgaggggcaaagagaatttcagggggggcaaaatcaacaaattttaagCATAAAATTGCCGTCAAAAGTGGagattttcgtaattttggtttTACAGGGGgccaacaggggggcaagagttcttacTGGGGGAATTTtccccatcccccccccctcccatggCACTGCCACTAATAAATTCCCTGTACATCTTTCTTTATAGCCAGAAAAATCAAAAtaaggtaaaattgcaaaattttacaTGTTTCGTGCACACTGCATGGCCTATCAAATACAAAAAATCATGTTCTTTTTGGTCTGACTTTCccagattttgacaaaatatgtttgaatttttctcaTTCAGATTTTCCAAGATATTTTGGGGTAATTGAGTCTCTTCCAGAGAAATAAATCCATCTGCCTAAATGATCGTTAGTTTTGGCAGGTTGAGTGCATATCGTCAGCATGCTgataattgttattatttttgtgtaattttgagaacaaagtacaaaatatggttcaagcatgcatttaaccatatttattcaccaatcgtTGCTCAAGAACAAAATGATACTGAGACAATAATCAGAAATAAAGGatgattaaattaattaagatgcatacttgaaccatatattttgtactttattctcaaattttaaaaaaatgacttaAACAATTattgtagcaggctgacgatatttagcattattattatgatcaaaattcacttaaaaaataaaacttttcaTTTAACTAACTTACGGATTCTGCAGTCGGTTTCATCTTGGTCATCATAATCGTAGACATGGTCCAGGTAGCGTAGCCACTCATGGtgaacaacatcaccaccatatCTAGCTGATGGTAGGCTGGTAGATGAGCGAAGGAAGACATTTCGACAAATACCATCACTTTCATCTGCTACTACACAAGTAGGAAAGTGCCAGTCATTGATACCTGAACCTGAAGAGGATCAAACAATTAGCAATAGAAAAGTCAAAGGCACGCCCATCAAAAGGTAGATGATTGACAGCTACTCTTTCCCTCCTCCTTGAGTGATCAATGGTATAATCATGTATCATCCACCTTTGAAGCGCAATTTAagggggcacgcaggatcactctaagtcggaaattttaaacattattttgtattgtatattgtaatgatgataagtatacattttcagaaaggaaatgacacaaggaatccaacaagcATGGCAGATTTCtaccaaaaaaaaaggggggggggactcaattaattctaatataaaaaaaagtataaaaatgaaTGCAGAATGGGCAGCATGATTTTAGGAGCATCAATttaaattttgaattggaatcaCTGGAATCTAATCCCACCACTGCCACCTAACTTTGAAAAGTTTTGCAGTTTAGGTCTTAATCCCAAACATTGCCCCAAAGTTGGCCCATGGTTTGGAACCTAAATCCCACCACTACCCTAAACCAGtttgttgtatttttaaaatCCCACTGCTGCCACCAAAGCAGTAAATATTGGTTATTTGAATGAGTATATAGGCCTTAAACTTTTAAAGGGCAAATCAGAGATTTTCTGTTCAATATATTTTGCCAATTAACTTATTCTACCTTCCAAGTAAATAACTCTTCAATTTCATGCGTTGTTACATTAACTGGTATTGACTAAGGTTCTCTTCAATCAACGTCTTTGCACAGGCAATTGTAATTGGCAAAATGATTATGACTGAATTAGATTACTGTTGTTTCCAAATGAAGTGGTGTATCGTGGCCTCTCCTATCCTGGGGCtacagaaaaggtaaattttgccgTCCCCTacagcaacagcccgaaaaggttgacccaattttttttccagcCAGGATGGTGCTCAAGAATAAAAAAAAGTGGGGTGGATAACCCTCACCCCCTTGAGCGGTAGCCCTGCTGGCAACCTAATAAAAGTATAGTTTCATACATTTGTACTTCTTTGCACAACTTAACTTTTTCcataattttccgcccttttttcattaataattcttcttgccgccccttctgcACCACACTGCcctttttctttaatattttttcttgccgccccttcttcttccatcgccccttcttttttgcggCCCCTTTTACCCAaagccccaaaaaaaaaaaaaaaaatatgtacatgAGGTTGTCCTGGTTCACAAGTCACTGACTGTTCCTTTAATCTCATAAACTAAATGTTATTATCAGCAAACCAGATACTATCATGAGCTATCATACTATCATGAGTTTGGGTCCAAATCCCACCCCTGACACCATGTACCAACTAAAccagttattttttattttgatgtataaGGCCTATAATCTTAAACATGCCAAAGGTATCCCAGTATATGATAGAGTCCAAGTATGAAGTATGAAACCTCGACTCGAGCGATAGTACTGATCAATAAATACAAACTCTACAAATCTTCCGCAGTGCACTGTGTGTGTATCAAATATGTGTGagaatatgtcatgtatgtgtgaCTGGTCTGCCCATATATTGCGACCCCAACACGTCTTTTTTTTCCTGACAATCAATGAGAACAGTTATGGTCAACAACTTCAACAAACATTTTTAAAGAGGTTTAGAAACAAAACAAATGTTTATACCATAAGTAGAGCCAATGATCACACTAAATACGGACAGTAAACTTGCGTAGTAACCGGTTGTCCAGGACGCCATTTTAAGGTTGTGTCAGCACAAGACCTACGGGCGCACAACACCAAATCTGATCAAATACTTTTTCCACTTTCGGCGCATTTTTaaaatcctgttttgccaaatgaaacatataaaCTAGCGGTTAGTTCTAacttctaactggcaataaaaatcaaattttaatagtttgcaAAAGTTGGAGGCGGGGgattggccaaaaacatgcagtTTTGCACGATTTCTTAActttcagtcacaaaattcaaacacTTGGCACCCCTTAGCACAAGCATTCACAAAATTTGCCAGTACAGGCTATTAATAGTATTATGATTTGCTTATAGTAAGGTATTTTATGCTAAATTTGATAACTGCTTAAAAATTATTACATTAGAAAATGTGCTTTAAGAATTAGAATGCACAACCTGGAAAAAAAATAGTAAGCCTattttagggaccgatcgttatttacggcaggggggggaatgggtgttttggcaaaaatattgacaaaaatttcgcgttcccctcgctatccgctcaaaattttcgcgtccccttgttttcccaattttctccatttaaaatttaacaatccccctactggttcaactaaaatttcaggttcccctcaagaccacaaaaaaatttcgtattccccctaaatttacccattcccccccctgccataaataacgatcgctcccttaacACTTGTCACAGGCTACAAAAAAaccgcatgtttttggccctataTTTTCAAACATAGGGCAAATactttaaaattggacttttattgccagttagaacttactaaatgattaggattcaGTTATGTTTTATAAAAGCcttttatttagcaaaaatatttactaatgaaaatgacaaatttattaaacaataaatttttaacaagatatgaaaaggacccatatgaatgaCCCGGGTTTCGgatgggaaaatatttttataataggccATATATTCTTTACTTATGACACCACTCTGAGGTCTAGGCTTCTTGGCAGtgtccatttaagaccaaaaggttGCTGATTAAGGAAGCAAGGAAGTAACAAAGAAtaatataggctgagaccatttcatggttcaacaaaaattatattaaagCAATGAGACACGTTGAAGCATAGTAGTCAATTTGAATAAAACCACTCATATGAGTATTAACTTATAAATATCTTCTTCAACTCATAAACTTGTCAAATCAGTACAGTGAAAGTATGTTGGATATGGGAATTAGAGGTTTTAGGGCAATTTACATGATTTTCAAGGAATCAAGGTATTATTCAGTGATATCCTACTACAATATTTGATTGCTGTaagaaaatgagaaacaaatcttttgaaaaatgtcatcatttttgtttgaaaatataatttttctgggttcctcaaataaaaaaacaaaatgcggtaagataataattatttttcaaaacgaAATACACAACGCCAAAATTGTTAGACTTTTTTAATGAGGAAGCCAAAAAAGTGTGCActgcccgggaatcgaacccgggtcGCAAGAATGGGAATCTTGCATGATACCACTACACCAGCAGTGCTACAaacaaataatagtaaaaatttaaatatttataccaTTTAAAGTAATTTCTTGCATaacagttacaaaaataattacatGAGCGGTGTACACTTTATATGTAAGTAGAATTGAT
Proteins encoded in this region:
- the LOC140149845 gene encoding uncharacterized protein encodes the protein MASWTTGYYASLLSVFSVIIGSTYGSGINDWHFPTCVVADESDGICRNVFLRSSTSLPSARYGGDVVHHEWLRYLDHVYDYDDQDETDCRIRRRSINHKDFTNMTWTQDGFSTCLYEDVIQFNTWWTSVCTQEYCGLDTNCFRYATYLGYHLWNNCNWNIVLDRPDYDIKLP